A genome region from Panthera uncia isolate 11264 chromosome A3 unlocalized genomic scaffold, Puncia_PCG_1.0 HiC_scaffold_11, whole genome shotgun sequence includes the following:
- the DEFB127 gene encoding beta-defensin 127 — MPSVLVWCIRIQVSEEGDMVCNPLDKELWLPPPVASLAMKLLLIIAILLFQKSTVTEQLKRCWGEYIRGYCRKICKISEIREVLCENGRYCCLNIVELEARKKITKPPRPKPRTYAVTFPQDYDINIENYSRPKANST; from the exons ATGCCATCCGTTCTAGTCTGGTGCATAAGAATCCAAGTCTCTGAGGAAGGTGACATGGTGTGCAACCCACTGGACAAAGAGCTTTGGCTGCCACCTCCTGTGGCAAGCCTGGCCATGAAGCTCCTCCTGATCATCGCAATTCTGCTGTTCCAGAAGTCCACAG TAACTGAACAACTTAAGAGATGCTGGGGTGAATATATACGAGGATATTGCaggaaaatatgcaaaataagtGAAATACGTGAAGTACTATGTGAGAATGGGAGATACTGTTGCCTCAATATCGTGGAATTGGAAGCAcgtaaaaaaattacaaagccaCCTCGTCCAAAGCCAAGGACATATGCAGTGACTTTCCCTCAAGATTATGATATAAACATAGAAAATTATTCAAGACCCAAGGCAAACTCTACTTGA